In the genome of Chrysemys picta bellii isolate R12L10 chromosome 17, ASM1138683v2, whole genome shotgun sequence, one region contains:
- the LOC135976299 gene encoding myb/SANT-like DNA-binding domain-containing protein 1 yields the protein MQSSPAVMAVQSQNRKRAPAWTDREVLDLIAVWGDESVLSELRSKRRNAKIYEKISKAMTEKGYSRDATQCHVKIKELRQGYQKTKEANGRSGSQPQTCRFYEALHSILGAAATTTPPLTVDSEHGILSTPASSEMVVDGEEEEGDEEDEAVNSAYNADFPDSQDLFITLTEIPYQPSPGVNPDPESGEESASKWFKHVNIYFEKNININCGFFMIRLC from the coding sequence atgcagagctctccagcagtgatggccgtgcaatctcagaatagaaagagggccccggcatggactgatcgggaagtcttggatctgatcgctgtgtggggcgatgagtctgtgctttcggagctgcgatcgaaaagacggaatgcaaagatctacgagaagatctccaaagccatgacagagaaaggatacagccgggatgcaacgcagtgccacgtgaaaatcaaggagctgagacaaggctaccagaagaccaaagaggcaaacggacgctccggatcccagccgcagacatgccgtttctacgaggcactgcattccatcctaggtgcggccgccaccactaccccaccactgaccgtggactctgagcatgggatattgtccacgcccgcttcctctgagatggtagtggacggggaagaagaggaaggagatgaggaggacgaggcagtcaacagcgcttacaacgctgatttcccagacagccaggatctcttcatcaccctcacagagatcccgtacCAGCCGTCCCCAGgagttaacccggacccagaatcaggggaagaaTCAGCCagtaagtggtttaaacatgtaaacatttattttgaaaagaatattaatattaactgtggctttttcatgattagattgtgctag